Proteins from a single region of Primulina tabacum isolate GXHZ01 chromosome 5, ASM2559414v2, whole genome shotgun sequence:
- the LOC142547592 gene encoding transcription factor bHLH62-like isoform X2 encodes MEKNRPLILNELNCSFFSPSWEVSLDQNDPFESALSSMVSSPTASSGNYKNGDNTVLKELIGKLGTICNSGEVSPQKTFKFNDSANTSCYSTPLSSPPKPNLLMMENHQFRGNPHIAGSHFPPLPKLVPLSSDPGFVDMAARFSCFGNMGFNEMGSKLDPDKLSRVSSSHSLKFPGSHLMGAQENRDSALRVSACGKKPVGVPANENGEIGDSRENSSVSEQIPCGETGLVAQNDADSRKRKSVQRGKAKETPSSTLTKDANVVKSENSGSNTKRTKSEDGNPNQKQSNDSNSKPLEAPKDYIHVRARRGQATDAHSLAERVRREKISERMKFLQDLVPGCNKVTGKAVMLDEIINYVQSLQRQVEFLSMKLSIVNPRMDINMEALMSKDMFQARGSLPQDVYSTHGYAFQSDAPFQANNFNLALGRNLTGQLPSMESFSQVSSQVSTFWEDDLHSIVQMGFGQNQEPTQTFHGALPTTTHMKVEP; translated from the exons ATGGAGAAGAACAGGCCCCTTATCCTCAATGAGCTGAACTGCAGCTTCTTCAGTCCGAGCTGGGAGGTTTCTTTGGATCAAAATGACCCCTTTGAATCGGCATTGAGTTCTATGGTTTCTTCCCCGACTGCGTCTTCGGGGAATTATAAGAACGGAGACAACACGGTGTTGAAGGAGCTCATTGGCAAACTTGGGACCATTTGTAATTCAGGGGAGGTTTCTCCTCAAAAGACTTTCAAGTTTAACGACAGTGCCAACACTTCTTGTTACAGTACTCCGCTGAGTTCCCCGCCAAAGCCGAACCTTTTGATGATGGAAAATCATCAATTTCGAGGGAATCCGCATATCGCAGGAAGCCATTTTCCTCCTCTTCCGAAATTAGTCCCACTTTCATCTGATCCTGGTTTTGTGGACATGGCTGCAAGATTTTCTTGTTTTGGGAACATGGGGTTCAATGAAATGGGTTCCAAGTTGGACCCGGACAAGCTTTCCAGGGTTTCAAGCAGCCATTCTCTAAAATTTCCGGGATCGCATTTGATGGGAGCTCAAGAAAACAGGGATTCAGCATTGCGAGTTTCGGCTTGTGGGAAGAAACCTGTTGGGGTTCCGGCGAATGAAAACGGGGAAATTGGGGATTCGAGGGAGAATTCTTCGGTTTCTGAACAGATCCCTTGTGGGGAAACTGGTTTGGTTGCTCAGAATGATGCCGATTCAAGGAAGAGGAAATCAGTTCAGAGGGGGAAAGCTAAAGAAACACCTTCATCCACTCTTACTAAAGATGCCAAT GTTGTTAAATCAGAAAACAGTGGTTCAAATACAAAAAGAACCAAATCTGAAGATGGTAATCCGAATCAAAAGCAGTCGAATGATAGTAATTCAAAGCCTTTGGAGGCTCCAAAGGACTATATTCATGTGAGGGCTAGAAGAGGGCAGGCTACAGATGCTCACAGTCTTGCTGAAAGA GTTCGAagagaaaagatcagtgaaagAATGAAATTCTTACAAGATCTTGTGCCAGGTTGCAATAAGGTGACTGGAAAAGCTGTGATGCTAGATGAGATTATCAATTATGTGCAATCTTTACAGAGGCAAGTTGAG TTTCTTTCGATGAAATTGTCTATTGTCAATCCAAGAATGGACATCAACATGGAAGCTCTCATGTCCAAGGAT ATGTTTCAAGCTCGCGGATCTTTGCCTCAGGACGTTTATTCAACACATGGCTATGCTTTTCAATCTGACGCACCTTTCCAGGCGAACAATTTCAATCTGGCATTAGGCCGAAACCTAACCGGTCAATTGCCTTCTATGGAAAGTTTTAGCCAAGTTTCCTCTCAA GTTTCGACGTTCTGGGAGGACGACCTCCACAGCATTGTGCAGATGGGATTTGGCCAAAATCAAGAACCAACTCAAACATTTCACG GGGCTCTCCCCACGACGACTCACATGAAAGTCGAGCCGTGA
- the LOC142547592 gene encoding transcription factor bHLH62-like isoform X1 — MEKNRPLILNELNCSFFSPSWEVSLDQNDPFESALSSMVSSPTASSGNYKNGDNTVLKELIGKLGTICNSGEVSPQKTFKFNDSANTSCYSTPLSSPPKPNLLMMENHQFRGNPHIAGSHFPPLPKLVPLSSDPGFVDMAARFSCFGNMGFNEMGSKLDPDKLSRVSSSHSLKFPGSHLMGAQENRDSALRVSACGKKPVGVPANENGEIGDSRENSSVSEQIPCGETGLVAQNDADSRKRKSVQRGKAKETPSSTLTKDANVVKSENSGSNTKRTKSEDGNPNQKQSNDSNSKPLEAPKDYIHVRARRGQATDAHSLAERVRREKISERMKFLQDLVPGCNKVTGKAVMLDEIINYVQSLQRQVEFLSMKLSIVNPRMDINMEALMSKDMFQARGSLPQDVYSTHGYAFQSDAPFQANNFNLALGRNLTGQLPSMESFSQVSSQVSTFWEDDLHSIVQMGFGQNQEPTQTFHAGALPTTTHMKVEP, encoded by the exons ATGGAGAAGAACAGGCCCCTTATCCTCAATGAGCTGAACTGCAGCTTCTTCAGTCCGAGCTGGGAGGTTTCTTTGGATCAAAATGACCCCTTTGAATCGGCATTGAGTTCTATGGTTTCTTCCCCGACTGCGTCTTCGGGGAATTATAAGAACGGAGACAACACGGTGTTGAAGGAGCTCATTGGCAAACTTGGGACCATTTGTAATTCAGGGGAGGTTTCTCCTCAAAAGACTTTCAAGTTTAACGACAGTGCCAACACTTCTTGTTACAGTACTCCGCTGAGTTCCCCGCCAAAGCCGAACCTTTTGATGATGGAAAATCATCAATTTCGAGGGAATCCGCATATCGCAGGAAGCCATTTTCCTCCTCTTCCGAAATTAGTCCCACTTTCATCTGATCCTGGTTTTGTGGACATGGCTGCAAGATTTTCTTGTTTTGGGAACATGGGGTTCAATGAAATGGGTTCCAAGTTGGACCCGGACAAGCTTTCCAGGGTTTCAAGCAGCCATTCTCTAAAATTTCCGGGATCGCATTTGATGGGAGCTCAAGAAAACAGGGATTCAGCATTGCGAGTTTCGGCTTGTGGGAAGAAACCTGTTGGGGTTCCGGCGAATGAAAACGGGGAAATTGGGGATTCGAGGGAGAATTCTTCGGTTTCTGAACAGATCCCTTGTGGGGAAACTGGTTTGGTTGCTCAGAATGATGCCGATTCAAGGAAGAGGAAATCAGTTCAGAGGGGGAAAGCTAAAGAAACACCTTCATCCACTCTTACTAAAGATGCCAAT GTTGTTAAATCAGAAAACAGTGGTTCAAATACAAAAAGAACCAAATCTGAAGATGGTAATCCGAATCAAAAGCAGTCGAATGATAGTAATTCAAAGCCTTTGGAGGCTCCAAAGGACTATATTCATGTGAGGGCTAGAAGAGGGCAGGCTACAGATGCTCACAGTCTTGCTGAAAGA GTTCGAagagaaaagatcagtgaaagAATGAAATTCTTACAAGATCTTGTGCCAGGTTGCAATAAGGTGACTGGAAAAGCTGTGATGCTAGATGAGATTATCAATTATGTGCAATCTTTACAGAGGCAAGTTGAG TTTCTTTCGATGAAATTGTCTATTGTCAATCCAAGAATGGACATCAACATGGAAGCTCTCATGTCCAAGGAT ATGTTTCAAGCTCGCGGATCTTTGCCTCAGGACGTTTATTCAACACATGGCTATGCTTTTCAATCTGACGCACCTTTCCAGGCGAACAATTTCAATCTGGCATTAGGCCGAAACCTAACCGGTCAATTGCCTTCTATGGAAAGTTTTAGCCAAGTTTCCTCTCAA GTTTCGACGTTCTGGGAGGACGACCTCCACAGCATTGTGCAGATGGGATTTGGCCAAAATCAAGAACCAACTCAAACATTTCACG CAGGGGCTCTCCCCACGACGACTCACATGAAAGTCGAGCCGTGA